A single Nomia melanderi isolate GNS246 chromosome 13, iyNomMela1, whole genome shotgun sequence DNA region contains:
- the LOC116423998 gene encoding venom allergen 3-like: MKVFLCMVLAVACFAPPSIAIDCGNNRCSRSGRRQTLCKYPNSSPAPSCGQVLVVGLTDAERKGIVNLHNFLRLYVAAGKETRGNPGPQPAARNMQTMSWDSELEQVAQRWANQCSFGHDECRDVERYGVGQNVAQTSTTGQQNSKPTDLVMMWYNEVKDFDRNEVNRLTTNNFSKVGHYTQLVWANSNKIGCGKIIFKSGQWNNFYLVCNYGPTGNYIGQPLYERA, translated from the exons ATGAAGGTGTTTCTGTGCATGGTTCTCGCGGTCGCGTGTTTCGCGCCGCCGAGCATCGCGATCGATTGTGGTAATAACAGATGCTCGCGGTCGGGCCGCCGTCAAACGTTGTGCAAGTATCCG AATTCGTCTCCAGCACCAAGCTGTGGTCAAGTGTTAGTGGTCGGTTTAACGGATGCAGAAAGGAAGGGAATCGTCAATCTGCACAATTTTCTACGACTATACGTAGCTGCTGGTAAGGAAACGAGAGGAAATCCTGGACCACAGCCTGCGGCTAGGAACATGCAGACCATG TCGTGGGACAGCGAGCTGGAGCAAGTGGCGCAGAGGTGGGCGAACCAATGCAGCTTCGGTCACGACGAATGCAGGGACGTTG AGCGTTATGGTGTTGGACAAAATGTTGCGCAGACCAGCACCACAGGTCAGCAAAACAGCAAGCCGACTGATCTCGTCATGATGTGGTACAACGAGGTGAAGGACTTTGACAGGAACGAAGTGAACAGATTAAC GACCAACAACTTCTCTAAAGTGGGTCATTACACTCAATTAGTCTGGGCAAATTCGAATAAGATCGGTTGCGGTAAGATCATTTTCAAGTCTGGTCAATGGAACAACTTTTATTTAGTCTGCAATTACGGTCCCACTGGCAACTACATCGGCCAACCGCTCTATGAAAGAGCTTAG